From the genome of Persephonella atlantica:
TTATCTTTATTTTTCTAATCTGTCTGGCATCCTCAACCTTTAGAGAGTATATAATTTTCAGATGTATACCATCTCCGTGCTCAATTTCTTCTATCTTTTCCAGTGTGGGAAGGGGAGCTGTCTCTATCTTTTCTACCCAGTCCTCATAAAGGTCTTCCTGTTCAACAACAATCTTCAGCCCATCTTCTATTTTTTCTGGATTTAAAGAGGCAATCTCTTCATCTAATATATTTTTTACAAATGAGTAAATATCAAGAAAGCTGTTCTGAACTTCTTTCAGAAGACCTTCTTCCAAAATTACTCACCTTCCTGCTCTTTTCTGAATTTATTATACATATACTCCTCTATCTTTGTAATCTCAATCTTTGGAACTCTCATCAGAGCATTCTGCTGTTCTTCATAACTTTCTGCATATCTTCTCTTTATCTCCTCCTGTATGTACTCAAGGAGATACTCTATCTGTTTTTGCATCTGAAGCATCTGCTCTCTCATCCTGAGGATTGCATCTACACCTGCTAAATTTACTCCCAGCTCCCTCGTGAGAAACAGTATAAACTCTAACTTTTCTATATCTTCCTGAGAGTAAAGCCTTGTTTTTCCTTCTGTTCTGGAAGGCGTCAAAAGTCCTTCCCTCTCGTACAGTCTCAATGTCTGGGGATGAATGTTAAACATCCGTGAGACTGCTCCAATCATATATAAAGGTTCTTTTTTGTTTTTCTTTCCCTTTTTCATGGCTCATCACCCCTTTTAAGGTTTTTCAAACCTTGTTGAAGGCTTTGGCAGTTCTTTCTCAAGCTCGTCAACAATCTTTCTTGCTTTTCTGCTGAGCTGTTTTCTTGAAGGAATTTCAACATTAACCACAACGACAAGGTCTCCGTATCCAGAAGATTTCAGGCGGGGCATTCCTTTTCCATGTATCCTTATGTGCTGTCCACTCTGTGTCCCTTCTGGAATTTTTATCTTTTCCGTTTTGCCGTCAATGGTTGGAATCTCTAACTCTGTGCCGTTAATTGCTTCTGCAACATTTACGTTAACCTTCACATAGAGATTATCCCCTTTCCTCTCATAAAGCCAGTGTGGTTGAACGTTTACTATTATCCACAAATCTCCCGGAGGTCCCCCAAATCTCCCACTGTGCCCTTTTCCCGGAACTCTCAGCTTTGTTCCGTTATCTACACCGGGAGGAATTCTAACCTTTACTGTTTCTGTCTTCATCACAAGACCACGACCATTACACACGTCACAGGGCTGCTGAATGTATCCTGTTCCCTGACACCTTGGACATGTCTGTGTTATATGCATAAAGCCTGAAGAGTATGTTATCTGACCTGCTCCTCCACACTCTGGACATACTGTTGGCTGACTACCAGGTTTTTGGCCAGTTCCTGCACACCTCTCACATATCACATATCTGGGAACATCTATTGTTAGAGTCGTTCCCCTGTAGGCATCTTCTAAGGATATGGTTACTGTCTGGTATATGTCATCTCCCCTTTCAGCTGTATATGTTCTCCTTTTCTCTCTGTGTGTTCTTCTCCTACCTCCACCAAAAAAGTCTGAGAAGTTAAACAGGTCTTCTAATATATCATCTATATTCATACCAAAACCTGAAAATCCTTCAAAACCACCTTCTCTTCTGCCTGCCCCAGCTCCTGTAAATGCAGCATGTCCAAACTGGTCGTAAAGCTTTCTCTTTTCAGGGTCTGACAACACCTGATATGCTTCACTTATCTCTTTAAACTTTTCTTCTGCTTCTTTATTATTTGGGTTCAGGTCAGGATGGTACTTTCTTGCCAGTCTCCTGTAAGCTTTTTTTATCTCATCTGGTGTTGCGTTTCTGCTTACCCCAAGTATTTCGTAATAATCCTTTTTTGCTGCCAACTTCCCCACCTGCTCATTTAATTTTAGTTTAAATATATAACTTTAGTATGGTATTGTCAAATTTTGTACATTATCTGTTTAGCCTGACCTCAACACTCAGTCTGTGGGCTTCTAATCCTTCTGCTGTAGCAATATCCCTTGCATATTTTTCAACCTTTTCAAACCCCTTCTGGGATACATATATGACAGAAGACTTTTTTACAAAGTCATAAACACCCAGTGGTGAGGAAAATCTGGCTGACCTTCCTGTTGGAAGAACATGATTGGGACCTAAAACATAGTCACCTAAAGGCTCTGTAGAATACTCCCCGAGGAATATAGCCCCTGCATGTTTTATCCTGTCAAGTAAGCTGAACGGATTATCTGTTATTATCTCAAGGTGTTCAGGTGCTATATAATTTGAAACTTCAGCAGCAGTATTCAGGTCGTCAACAATAAATGCATGACCATAGTTATCCAGTGATTTTCTTGCTATACTTTCCCGTGAGAAATTATTCAGCAGTTTCTTATAAAGAATATCTTTTACCTTTTTTGCTATATCTTCCGACGTTGTAACCAGAATAGAAGCGGCAAGCTCATCGTGCTCTGCCTGAGAAAGCAGGTCTGCAGCAACCCACTCTGGATTTGCTGTCTCATCTGCAATAACCAGTATCTCTGAAGGACCTGCTATTGAATCTATGTCCACATAGCCGTAAACATTCTTCTTTGCCAGTGCGACATATATGTTTCCAGGTCCTACAATCTTATCAACCTTCTGCACAGTCTGGGTTCCGTAAGCCATAGCACCTATTGCTTGAGCTCCTCCTATCCTGTAAACAGTATGTATCCCACATATATATGCTGCTGCCAGTGTGTAAACGTTTGGATTTGGAGAACAGATGATTATATCTTTTACACCTGCAACAACAGCAGGAACAGCATTCATAATAACAGTGGAAGGATATGCAGCTTTTCCGCCGGGAACGTAAAGACCTGCCCTTTCCATCGGCACAACTTTCTGTCCAAGCATCATACCATCTTCTTCTAAAAAGAAAGAATGCTCAATCTGAGCCTCGTGGAACCTCCTTACCCTTTCGTAAGATACCTCAAGGGCCTTTCTCACGTTTTCTTCTATACTTTCATATGCCTTTTCTATCTCTTCAAAAGGAACAGCAAACTCATCAGGCTTTAGCTTTACTCCGTCAAAACGCTCTGTATATTCAATAACCGCTTCATCTCCCCTTTCCTTCACATTCTTCAGTATCTCCTTTACAGAGCCTTCGTACTGGTCTATCTCCATATCACTCCTTCTTATTAATCTTTCTAACTCTTCACTTTTTGTATAATCTTTTCCCCGCAGGTCAACAATCTTCATCTCTTTCACCTCTTTTCAGAAATATAACTGGAAATATGATAACATTTTTGTTATGGAGCGTATAAATATACGCAGTTTACATATTATATTTACAGAAAAGTCAGACGGAAACATGAAAGATTCTTCTGTAAGGAAAGACTTTATAAGTAAACATCAGCTTCCCTCTCCCATTTTACCTGAGCAGAAACATTCCTCAGTAGTGCTAAATGCTGACAGCCACAACTTAGAGTGTGATGGACTATTTACACAGGAAAAAAATAAGGCTTTAGGTGTCTTGACTGCAGACTGTATGCCTGTTGTTCTGACAGACTTTTCCTCTCTGTCGGTTGTACACGCTGGATGGAGAGGACTGATAGACGGAATAATAGAAAACGCTTTAAGAATGTTTGGCAAAAAAGAAATTTTTGCATTCATTGGCCCTTCAGCAAGGAAGTGCTGTTATGAGGTGCAGGAGGAATTTGCCGAAGGTCTTAAGAAGACGGGAGTTTCTGAGAGATTTTTAAGCAGGTCTTCAGACAGAATAACATTTTCACTTCAGGAACTTGCAGTGGAAAAACTAAAAATTGGTGGTATAAAAGAGATTTATGATATATCTTTGTGTACAATATGTTCTCAAAAATTTTTTTCTTACAGGAATGGAGACTTTGAAGAGAGAATACTTACAATGGCATGGCTGGAGGATTAGATGGGACTGAAAGATTTATTCAGCAGATTTAAGGGAAGAAGAAAACTGCAGGTTGAAAGGGGAGAGTGGCTCAAATGTGAAAAGTGTAAAACACTCCTCTACAGCGAAGACCTGAAAAAAAACATGAAAATATGCCCCCACTGTGGTTATAACTTCCGTATGAACGCAAAGGAAAGGGTTGATATGTTCCTTGACGAGATATATGAGTACGACCTTTTTTCACGGATAAAACCTGTAGACATTCTGAACTTCAGGGATACAAAAAAGTACAAAGACAGGATAAAACAGGCTCAGGAAAAAACAGGGCTAAACGATGCTATCATTATAGCTTACGGCAAAATTTACGACAGGGAAGTTATTCTTGCCCCTATGGATTTTAGATTTATGGGCGGAAGTATGGGAAGTGTAGTGGGAGCAAAATTTGTCAGAGGGGCTGAATTTGCCATTGAGAAAAAGATACCATTTATTACTGTAACAGCCTCTGGCGGTGCAAGGATGCAGGAAAGCATCATATCACTTATGCAGATGGCAAAAACATCTATTGCTGTTGACAAGATGAACAAAGCAGGAGTGCTTTACATATCCATACTTACAGACCCTACAATGGGCGGTGTATCAGCAAGCTTTGCATTTTTAGGTGATGTGATAATAGCAGAGCCTGAATCCCTTATTGGATTTGCTGGACCAAGGGTTATAGAGCAGACAATAAAACAGCAGCTACCTGAAGGTTTTCAGCGTTCAGAATTCTTACTTGAAAAGGGACAGATAGATATGGTTGTTGACAGAAGAAATCTGAAAAAAACTGTTTATACACTGATAAAGCAGCTAAATGGATAAAAAAGTTCCTGTTATCAGCATCGTAGGTGCCCACAACAGTGGTAAAACCACCTTTATAGAAAAGGTAATCAGGATTCTTTCTAACAGGGGATACTCTGTTGCCGCAATAAAACACGACCCTAAGGGAAAGGCAGTTACAGACACTCCCGGTAAAGACAGCTACAGAATGTTCCATGCAGGGGCAAAACAGGTTATATTAGCATCACCTGACAAGATAACATCTTACGTAAGAATTTCAGATTACGACCCGTCTGACCTTGTAAAAAAGTATGTTGTGGAAGATGTTGACATAATCATAATAGAAGGCTTTAAGAGATACAAAAATACAGACAAGTTTGAAGTGATAAGAAAAGAAGAAAAAAGAGAGTTGATTTTGTCTGAAGAAGATGGTCTTGTTGGCGTGATAACAGATTATTACAGCCATCCTCTTTCCTTTGACATCAACAGACCTGAAGAGTTTGCCAGCTACCTTGAAAAACATTATATAAAAACCGAAAAATATTTATAATATTAATCCTGTGAGGTTGTAGATGAGGCTGTATGCAATTTTTGCCGGAACCGTTCAGGGTGTAGGCTTTAGATACTTTGTCAGGGATAAAGCTAAAAAGCTTGGAGTGAAAGGGTACGTGAGAAATCTACCTGATGGAACTGTTGAGGTTGTAGCAGAAGCAGATGAGGAAACTTTGAAAAAGTTTTTCTCTGAGATAGAGAAAGGTCCACCACTTGCAGAGGTAACAGATATCAGATACCAGTTTGAAGACAAAGACGGGGGTTTTGCAGATTTTGAGATTCTTTATTAACAGTTTTGTTCTGCTTATTTTTTTAACTTTCTCTGCTGGTTTTGGGCTTACATATACGGTAAAGAGGGGAGATAATTTAGGTAAAATTGCAAAAAGGTATAACGTTTCTGTCAAATCTATCATAAAGGCAAACAATCTGAAAAAGCCTTACATCATAAGGCCGGGACAGAAACTGAAAATACCTGTCAGAAAAACAGCTACAACTAAGTGTGTCCTGAAGCACAAAGTAAAAAGGGGAGAATCACTGATTAAGATAGCAAAAAAGTATAGGGTTTGGGTGAAAGACATTAAAAAGCTGAACAATCTAAAGTCAGATAAACTGTATGTGGGACAGGTTCTGTGTATCAAAAAAGGAAAAATCACAAAATCTTCCCAAAAAAGCTCAAAAAAAAGTTTTTACATAAAAAAGAAAAAGATTATTACAAAGAGGATTATTACCTACACGGTAAGAAAGGGAGACAACCTCTCAAAAATAGCAAAAAGATATGGAACAACAGTAAGCAAGATAATAAAGCTAAATAAACTGAAAAAACCATACATCATACGGCCGGGACAGAGGTTGAAAATAGAAAAAAGAGAGATAAGCTATGTGGAAGAAGTAGTAAAAAGGAGAACCGTTCCATTTGGGTTCATATGGCCTGTAAATGGAAAAGTTATCCAGACATTCGCTAACAACGCAAGGAAAAGACATCTCGGAATAGACATAAGAACAGACTGTCAGGCTCCAATAAAAGCTGCAGAAGATGGTAAGGTTATATATGCAGGAGACAGTATCAAAGCTTACGGTAATCTGATAGTTATCAAACACGCAAAAAGGTTCAACACAGTTTACGGACACGTAGGACAGATTGCTGTAAAAGAAGGACAGACAGTTAAAAAAGGAGATGTTATCGGTTATGTAGGAAAACTTGGTGAAGCACAGGAATGCGGTCTATACTTTGAGGTGAGGAAGAACGGTTTTCCTTTAGACCCTTTAGTATTCTTGAGCAAAAACAAATCTAAAAAAGTTAACTGACAATATGAGGTGAAGATGGAAGAGAGAAAGTACCATGAATTTCCGAGAATAAAAAGGCTACCTGAATACGTTTTTGCCATTGTTAACGACCTTAAGGCAAGACTGAGAAAAGAAGGTGAAGACATTATAGATTTTGGAATGGGAAATCCAGACTTGAGGCCTGCACAGCACATTATTGATAAACTGTGTGAATCAGCAAGGAAAAAGACAACCCACAGATACTCAATGTCTCAGGGAATACCAAGGCTGAGAAAGGCAATAACAGAGTTTTATAAAAATAGATTTGGCGTTGAGCTCAATCCTGAAGAAGAAGCCATTGTAACGATAGGTTCTAAAGAAGGTTTATCTCACCTGATGCTTGCTATGCTCTCTCCTGGAGACATGGTTTTAGTTCCATCACCAAGGTATCCTATACATTACTACGCACCTGTTATAGCTGGAGCCTCTGTCCTGACAGTTCCACTTCCCCTTGAAGGCTCTGATGAGGAAAAGCAGGAGCAGTTTTTAAAGAACATTTATGAGTCATACAAAGACAGCTATCCAGAGCCAAAAGTTCTGATACTGAACTTTCCTAATAATCCAACAACAATGACAGTTGACATACATTTTTTTAAGGAGATTGTTAAGTTTGCAAAGGAAAAAGGAATGTGGATTATACATGATTTTGCATACGCAGACCTGTGTTACGACGGATATAAAGCTCCCAGCATACTGCAGGTAGAGGGAGCAAAGGATATAGCTGTTGAGACTTACTCACTTACAAAAGGATTCTCCATGGCAGGATGGAGGGTAGGTTTTGTTTTAGGTAATCCTACTCTGATTTACAACCTGAAAAGACTGAAAAGCTACCTTGATTACGGAACATTCACTCCCATTCAGGTTGCCAGCATAATCGCTTTAGAGAGTGATTACTCTATTGTGGAAGAAGCAAGAGACACTTACGGAGAAAGATTAGAAATTTTAGTGGAAGGTCTTAACAAAGCAGGGTGGAAGGTTCAAAAGCCTAAAGCAACCATGTTCCTGTGGGCAAAAATACCAGAAGAGTTCCAGCATTTAGGCTCTATAGAGTTCAGTAAACTTCTTCTTACAGAAGCAAATGTTGCTGTCGCTCCAGGTGTAGGATTTGGTGAACATGGAGAAGGTTACGTTAGATTTGCTGTTGTTGAGAACAAAAAGAGAATAAGACAGGCCATCAGAAACATAAAAAGATTTTTCAAAAAATATAAAGGACAGGCAACAGTTAAATGAGAAAACTCTCTACACTTGAAGTGAAACATCTAAAAAAAACATATAAAGACAGGACTGTTGTTGATGATGTTTCCCTTTATGTTCAGGAAGGCGAGATAATAGGTTTATTAGGGCCAAACGGTGCAGGGAAAACAACAACATTCAGAATGCTCCTTGGCTTTATAAAACCTGACCAGGGAAACATATTCCTGAATGACGAAGACATAACTGACCTACCTGTTTATGAAAGGGCAAGGAAAGGTATATCCTTTCTCCCTCAGGAATCTTCCATATTTAGAGACCTGACTGTGTGGGAGAATATTGTTATGTTTTTGGAGTTTCAGACAGAAGACAGATCACAGATAAAAGAAAAGGCAAAATCTCTATTGGATGAGTTTGGTATATATCACCTTAAAGACCAGAAAGCTTCCACACTGTCAGGAGGAGAACGAAGAAGGCTTGAGATTGCCCGTTCACTTATAATAAATCCTTCATTTCTCCTTCTTGATGAGCCTTTTGCAGGTGTTGACCCTGTCTCTGTTCAGGATATAAATCATCTAATAAAAGAGTTAATCAAAAGGGATATAGGTATTGTTCTTACAGACCACAACGTCAGAGAAACGCTAAAGATAACAGACAGGGCTTACATTCTTGCTCATGGCAGAGTTATAGCAGAAGGAACGCCTGAAGAGATAGTAGAAGACAGAACAGTAAGGAAGATATTTTTAGGAGAAGAATTTACCCTTGCTTAAGGGCATTTCAGCACTATAATCTTTCCTGTATACTTAACATTAAGCTGAACTTCTGGAATTTTTCGGAACATTTCCAAAATAAGAACATTTCCTCCAGTTTTTACAGCTTTATTTCTACCAATTATCTCTATTTCCTCATCAACATGGTTTTCGTATATACCCTTTTTTATTGATGGGGGAGTTATAATATCTTTCAGTAGCATCCTACATCCATACTGTTTTTCCATTTTAAAAAGAATCTTCTCAGCGGGATCTGTAACTTCGTAAACCTTTATTCTTTCAGCCCCGGGAACAGGTTTTACCTCAGGATGATAGGCACATGAAAAATCAAAAATAAATACTAAAAGAAAAAAAATGAGACTGATCCTGCCCATCCAAACCTCCACCCCAATATTTTGAACTATAATGATTATAATACAGTAATTTTTATAAATTTTATGATTTTTGTAATAAATAAAAAACTGTAAATAAACCGAGACTACATTTCCTCTTCTTTATGATACTCAAATATTACTTCTATAATGAGCATAACAATGGAAATAACGTTTGCCACTGCAGCACCAATGGCAAGTCCAATTGCAAGGGGTACGTGGGTCTCCATAAAGTAAAGAATGGTTGCAGGTATGAGGTGGAGGTCAGCAACAAGGGCTGTTGCCAGAAGCTCTGCTGCAAGTATCTTTTTTGCTCCGAACTTTAGAACAGTTGCAAGAAGATTAACACCTATTGCTATAACAAGCTGATAGGGGTCGTGACTGAATATAAAACCTACATTACTGGTAAGAGCCAAAAATATAAAAAAATCAGACCATACCTTTCCCCAGTTAATCATACCGTTTCAACCTCTTCTATTTTGTGATGTTTAAAAAACTCCTCTGCCCTTCTTAATGCTTTGGGATGTCCTAACACAATTAACGAATCCCCTTTCTTTATTTCTGTTTCTCCAGATGGAGCTATCTTCATCTTTCCATCAGCTCTAATGATTGCTACTACTGTTGCACCTGTTTCCTGTCTCATCTTTATATCTTTCAGTTTTTTTCCTACAAGGTCTGAATCTTCCCCTATGCTGATTTCTATTATATCAATGTCCGTCCTTTCACCATAAGCAATCTTCTCTAAAAATCCAGACAGCACAGGAGAAGGAGGATGTAAAACAAAAGAGGTCATTCTCCTTCCTACCGATACATCTGGAACAATAACTTCGTTTGCTCCAAGGAGTTTCATCTTTTCAGCTGCTCCTTCAGTAGTAGCTGTGGCAAAAACCATAAAACTATCTTTGTCAGGTCTTATAAGTCTTGCTGTTACAATAACAGATAAATCCTGTGTATTGTCTTCAAAAGCTGTGATAACTCCCTTTGCCTGCTCTATTCCTACTCCAAGGAGAACGCTCCTTTTATGGGGTTCGTCTATAACGTAATACTCAACACCAAACTCTCTGATTTCCTTTTCAAGAGAAGCATCAGGTTCGATGAGAACATACTTTATTCCTCTTCTTTTTAGATTTTTCATCAGCTCTTTAGTTATCCCATTAAACCTACATATGATGTAATGTCCTTTCAGTTTTTCCATAGCTTTATACATCCTCCAGTATCTGTATATTTCGTCTATATTGCTGTTCATAAACACATTAACTGTTGTAACAAGACCATACATATAAACAAATGGTATAGCCACAATAATAAATATGGTGGCAAAAAATCTGTTAAGCATAAGATGCTGTGGGTCTGTCTGATAGCCTTCGGTATACCCAACTGTAGAGAATGTTATAACTGTGTGGAAAAAGTAGTTAAGAACGCTTTCTCCATCGCTTCTGTTGTTCAGAATCATCAGTATGAGTACACCCATTGTTGTGAAAAATATAACTGTCATAAGGGGATACCGGAGCTGAAACAGTATGTCGTAAAACTTCTCTTCGTAAATGGCTCTATAGTTTTTGGGTCTTACGTTACCATAATGCTTTTTCTTTTTCTTTCTTTTTTTCAATTTCAAACCTAAAAGTTCTCAAGGAGTTTCTCTAAGTGGCTTTCTCTGCCTGTACTTTTACCTAAAATTCTTTTAATGTATTTTCCCAATATATCAAATTCTATATTAACAGAATCTCCTGCCTTCTTAAAAGTAAGATTTGTACTGTGTAGTGTGTGGGGAATCACATTAATGGAAACTCTGTTTTTATCTATGCTGTTAATTGTAAGGCTTATGCCATCTATAGCTATGGAGCCTTTTTCCACAATAAGGTCTGTAAACTGGGGAGGAAAACTGATAATAAACTCCGTATGTTCACCTTTTGGAGTGATTCTCTCAACTATGCCCACAGTATCAACATGCCCCTGAACGATATGTCCGCCAAGTCTATCTGAAATCTTTAAAGCCCTTTCCAAATTAACCTTGTCCCCTACAGCTAAAAATTTCAGATTAGACCTGTCTAAACTTTCCTGTGAAACGTCAAAAAATATAGTATCTCCCTTTACTGCTGTTACCGTTAGACAAACACCGTTTACAGAGATACTGTCCCCTATATTTGTGTCTTCTGTAACTATATATGCATTTATCCCTATCTCTTTTCCGCCAGAGACAGGTTTTACAGATTTTACTGTTCCCACTTCTTCTATCAGCCCTGTAAACATCTCTTACCTCTTGTAAATCTGATTATACACTTTCAGGTTAAGGTACACATATTTAACATAATACCTTGTTTCTCTGTAGGGTATCATCTCAATAAATTCTTCTATATTTTTTATTCTGTTTTGCTTCAAAACTTTGTTTATACACCCGGGACCACAGTTATAGGCTCCAAAAGTATAAAAAAGATTTCCGTTAAACTTTTTCAGCAGATAGTTT
Proteins encoded in this window:
- a CDS encoding heat shock protein transcriptional repressor HspR; translation: MKKGKKNKKEPLYMIGAVSRMFNIHPQTLRLYEREGLLTPSRTEGKTRLYSQEDIEKLEFILFLTRELGVNLAGVDAILRMREQMLQMQKQIEYLLEYIQEEIKRRYAESYEEQQNALMRVPKIEITKIEEYMYNKFRKEQEGE
- the dnaJ gene encoding molecular chaperone DnaJ — protein: MAAKKDYYEILGVSRNATPDEIKKAYRRLARKYHPDLNPNNKEAEEKFKEISEAYQVLSDPEKRKLYDQFGHAAFTGAGAGRREGGFEGFSGFGMNIDDILEDLFNFSDFFGGGRRRTHREKRRTYTAERGDDIYQTVTISLEDAYRGTTLTIDVPRYVICERCAGTGQKPGSQPTVCPECGGAGQITYSSGFMHITQTCPRCQGTGYIQQPCDVCNGRGLVMKTETVKVRIPPGVDNGTKLRVPGKGHSGRFGGPPGDLWIIVNVQPHWLYERKGDNLYVKVNVNVAEAINGTELEIPTIDGKTEKIKIPEGTQSGQHIRIHGKGMPRLKSSGYGDLVVVVNVEIPSRKQLSRKARKIVDELEKELPKPSTRFEKP
- the hisD gene encoding histidinol dehydrogenase, which gives rise to MKIVDLRGKDYTKSEELERLIRRSDMEIDQYEGSVKEILKNVKERGDEAVIEYTERFDGVKLKPDEFAVPFEEIEKAYESIEENVRKALEVSYERVRRFHEAQIEHSFFLEEDGMMLGQKVVPMERAGLYVPGGKAAYPSTVIMNAVPAVVAGVKDIIICSPNPNVYTLAAAYICGIHTVYRIGGAQAIGAMAYGTQTVQKVDKIVGPGNIYVALAKKNVYGYVDIDSIAGPSEILVIADETANPEWVAADLLSQAEHDELAASILVTTSEDIAKKVKDILYKKLLNNFSRESIARKSLDNYGHAFIVDDLNTAAEVSNYIAPEHLEIITDNPFSLLDRIKHAGAIFLGEYSTEPLGDYVLGPNHVLPTGRSARFSSPLGVYDFVKKSSVIYVSQKGFEKVEKYARDIATAEGLEAHRLSVEVRLNR
- the pgeF gene encoding peptidoglycan editing factor PgeF; translated protein: MERINIRSLHIIFTEKSDGNMKDSSVRKDFISKHQLPSPILPEQKHSSVVLNADSHNLECDGLFTQEKNKALGVLTADCMPVVLTDFSSLSVVHAGWRGLIDGIIENALRMFGKKEIFAFIGPSARKCCYEVQEEFAEGLKKTGVSERFLSRSSDRITFSLQELAVEKLKIGGIKEIYDISLCTICSQKFFSYRNGDFEERILTMAWLED
- the accD gene encoding acetyl-CoA carboxylase, carboxyltransferase subunit beta, which produces MGLKDLFSRFKGRRKLQVERGEWLKCEKCKTLLYSEDLKKNMKICPHCGYNFRMNAKERVDMFLDEIYEYDLFSRIKPVDILNFRDTKKYKDRIKQAQEKTGLNDAIIIAYGKIYDREVILAPMDFRFMGGSMGSVVGAKFVRGAEFAIEKKIPFITVTASGGARMQESIISLMQMAKTSIAVDKMNKAGVLYISILTDPTMGGVSASFAFLGDVIIAEPESLIGFAGPRVIEQTIKQQLPEGFQRSEFLLEKGQIDMVVDRRNLKKTVYTLIKQLNG
- the mobB gene encoding molybdopterin-guanine dinucleotide biosynthesis protein B is translated as MDKKVPVISIVGAHNSGKTTFIEKVIRILSNRGYSVAAIKHDPKGKAVTDTPGKDSYRMFHAGAKQVILASPDKITSYVRISDYDPSDLVKKYVVEDVDIIIIEGFKRYKNTDKFEVIRKEEKRELILSEEDGLVGVITDYYSHPLSFDINRPEEFASYLEKHYIKTEKYL
- a CDS encoding acylphosphatase; protein product: MRLYAIFAGTVQGVGFRYFVRDKAKKLGVKGYVRNLPDGTVEVVAEADEETLKKFFSEIEKGPPLAEVTDIRYQFEDKDGGFADFEILY
- a CDS encoding LysM peptidoglycan-binding domain-containing protein, with translation MRFFINSFVLLIFLTFSAGFGLTYTVKRGDNLGKIAKRYNVSVKSIIKANNLKKPYIIRPGQKLKIPVRKTATTKCVLKHKVKRGESLIKIAKKYRVWVKDIKKLNNLKSDKLYVGQVLCIKKGKITKSSQKSSKKSFYIKKKKIITKRIITYTVRKGDNLSKIAKRYGTTVSKIIKLNKLKKPYIIRPGQRLKIEKREISYVEEVVKRRTVPFGFIWPVNGKVIQTFANNARKRHLGIDIRTDCQAPIKAAEDGKVIYAGDSIKAYGNLIVIKHAKRFNTVYGHVGQIAVKEGQTVKKGDVIGYVGKLGEAQECGLYFEVRKNGFPLDPLVFLSKNKSKKVN
- a CDS encoding aminotransferase class I/II-fold pyridoxal phosphate-dependent enzyme, with protein sequence MEERKYHEFPRIKRLPEYVFAIVNDLKARLRKEGEDIIDFGMGNPDLRPAQHIIDKLCESARKKTTHRYSMSQGIPRLRKAITEFYKNRFGVELNPEEEAIVTIGSKEGLSHLMLAMLSPGDMVLVPSPRYPIHYYAPVIAGASVLTVPLPLEGSDEEKQEQFLKNIYESYKDSYPEPKVLILNFPNNPTTMTVDIHFFKEIVKFAKEKGMWIIHDFAYADLCYDGYKAPSILQVEGAKDIAVETYSLTKGFSMAGWRVGFVLGNPTLIYNLKRLKSYLDYGTFTPIQVASIIALESDYSIVEEARDTYGERLEILVEGLNKAGWKVQKPKATMFLWAKIPEEFQHLGSIEFSKLLLTEANVAVAPGVGFGEHGEGYVRFAVVENKKRIRQAIRNIKRFFKKYKGQATVK
- the lptB gene encoding LPS export ABC transporter ATP-binding protein, with the translated sequence MRKLSTLEVKHLKKTYKDRTVVDDVSLYVQEGEIIGLLGPNGAGKTTTFRMLLGFIKPDQGNIFLNDEDITDLPVYERARKGISFLPQESSIFRDLTVWENIVMFLEFQTEDRSQIKEKAKSLLDEFGIYHLKDQKASTLSGGERRRLEIARSLIINPSFLLLDEPFAGVDPVSVQDINHLIKELIKRDIGIVLTDHNVRETLKITDRAYILAHGRVIAEGTPEEIVEDRTVRKIFLGEEFTLA
- a CDS encoding DUF6394 family protein, which produces MINWGKVWSDFFIFLALTSNVGFIFSHDPYQLVIAIGVNLLATVLKFGAKKILAAELLATALVADLHLIPATILYFMETHVPLAIGLAIGAAVANVISIVMLIIEVIFEYHKEEEM
- a CDS encoding potassium channel family protein, with the translated sequence MKKRKKKKKHYGNVRPKNYRAIYEEKFYDILFQLRYPLMTVIFFTTMGVLILMILNNRSDGESVLNYFFHTVITFSTVGYTEGYQTDPQHLMLNRFFATIFIIVAIPFVYMYGLVTTVNVFMNSNIDEIYRYWRMYKAMEKLKGHYIICRFNGITKELMKNLKRRGIKYVLIEPDASLEKEIREFGVEYYVIDEPHKRSVLLGVGIEQAKGVITAFEDNTQDLSVIVTARLIRPDKDSFMVFATATTEGAAEKMKLLGANEVIVPDVSVGRRMTSFVLHPPSPVLSGFLEKIAYGERTDIDIIEISIGEDSDLVGKKLKDIKMRQETGATVVAIIRADGKMKIAPSGETEIKKGDSLIVLGHPKALRRAEEFFKHHKIEEVETV
- a CDS encoding riboflavin synthase, with amino-acid sequence MFTGLIEEVGTVKSVKPVSGGKEIGINAYIVTEDTNIGDSISVNGVCLTVTAVKGDTIFFDVSQESLDRSNLKFLAVGDKVNLERALKISDRLGGHIVQGHVDTVGIVERITPKGEHTEFIISFPPQFTDLIVEKGSIAIDGISLTINSIDKNRVSINVIPHTLHSTNLTFKKAGDSVNIEFDILGKYIKRILGKSTGRESHLEKLLENF